In the Cylindrospermopsis raciborskii Cr2010 genome, AGGATTAGTTACAGATGAACATCCATATAATCAATGTTGGACTCGGTAATGTCGCTAGCATTCAGAACATGCTAAAAAGGGTTGGTTACCCATCTAACTTACGAGTAACTCCTGATACCAATCAGATACCAGATCTAATTATCCTGCCTGGTGTGGGAGCATACGACACGGGCATGACACTTCTGGGAGAATACAACTGGACAAACTACCTCAAGGAGGTAGCTGATCAGGGAATTACCAAGATCTTAGGAATTTGCCTCGGTATGCAATTGCTGTGCGACGGTAGCGACGAAGGTAGTCACCCTGGACTAGGGTTGATTTCAGGACGCTTTCAAAGGTTTAAATCTGATAACTCTTCTCTCAAGGTACCTCACATGGGATGGAATGCCGTTGAGTTTACAGAATTTGGCAGTTCTCTATTCTCAATCAGTCACCAAATGCCCCGTTTTTACTTTGTCCACTCGTATTATAAATAGGTCCCTTAGATAGCTGTACAACAGCTTAACCCATCCTTTTTGGACTTAGTTATAGATTTAAACGGCTCAAATCTAGATGAATGTAGATCTTTAGAGCTGTTGGGAAATAAAAGCATATTTCCGGATGACAGAACTTCCCCCATCCCGATTGAATTTATGCTGCATCTAAATAGAAGTTCCATAGCCCTGCACTAACCAACATCAATTGATCATCAAAATCGGTCACACGATTCCTATATACAGAATGTACACAGTTATATCTCTTAATTCCAGAGTGAGCGTGCTCACACACAACTCGCTGACGACTGAGTTCTCGATTCTCCTCCTTTTGCTGCTGTGTTAACTCCTTACCTTTCGGTTTCTTGTGTGGTAAATGGACATTGACAAATTCTTTCTCCAACCCATGAAAACCCAAATCTCCCTCTATTGCTACTTCATCAGGAATGTATTGCACTATCTCTGATTCATGGAGTAGCCGTTTGTCATGCACTTTACCTGCTCTGGTTTTCGTCAGAATAATCACTCGTTTCTCCCTTGTGCTGACTGTAATCTGCTTGCATGTATGCCGCTTTTTCTTGCCAGAGTAATACTCTTTTTGGCGTTCTCGGTTTTGAGGACGCTGGACTGGACGCTCCGTACCATCCACAATCACCTCCTTCACATCTGGAAACCTTTTGGTGAATTCCTGCTCCTGAGTTTGCGTGCTGGCAAAACTTGCTTTTCTCCTAAAGTGGTTTCTAGCACAGACAGTAGTCGATGTACCCAATCATGAGCACAGGAGCGGTCAAAGTTGAACAACACACTCAGCAAGTCAAACGTCGGATAACATTTGCAGTACAGCAGGATATAAAATAGTTTTTCCTCTATACTTCTGAGTGTAGGCTTGCGTCCGCCCCCGGGCGCACGTTTGCGGTTTGCTAAGGAGTTGAACACGGTGCGTTCATAAGTATCAGCAAACTGAGATAACAGCTCGTTGAATGCTTGGCGGTTAAGTCCAGTCATTGCTCGTAGCAGTCGCTCTTGATTCAGGATGCGGTCTAAGTTCAACATTAATGTCACCCTACTTGTCTGCTTGATTATTATCCCTTATTTTCCAACAACTCTAATGTACTATGCAACACCTAGTAAATGATAAAGTTAGACTAGTCTCTGCCCAAGGACCCTGTCAGCTGGTGAACGTTTTAGGAATCTTAAAATATGAACTTAGGAACGAAATTAATCAACCTCAACATTGGGAGGATCACTTAGTCCTGGGTGGTTTTTTTATTGCAGGTTCGGATGAAAATCTTGCTACTTCTATAGAGACTTGCATTCAGATATCCAAACATTGGAACTTCAGATCAGTTAAGTATTTAAGTGATGACGACTTATCAATTAGTCCCCCCTCATTTTTTGAAGTAGTCCACAGTGTTAACCGAAAGCTGAATATAGGGTTAGTTGACAGAATAGACATCTCCGGAAATAGCCAAAGCGTTACCAATACTACTTTTTAAGGTGAGACACCCCAATACAAAAGTAGCTGACTGGTATGCTAAAATAAGCGTTAGAGATGCCTCTTGTTGGGAATTAACCAAAAGATAACACCTATGTGAGATAATTTATTTTTAGCCAAGTCCAAATCTTGATAACTAAAATAAGTAGGTTCCCATTCGGAAACGAACAAGTCCACAAATAGTCATGATTACCTGTTCATACTTACTTGAATTTAATCGAAATCTTTCTTGTGCCACTCTGAATATTTTCACTACACGAATTAAATGTTCAACAAAAATTCGTTCGGAAGCTAACTCTTTATTTTTTTCTTTTTGTTCAGACGTTAATTCTTGGTTTTTAGGTTTTTTTGTCGGAGTTTTCATTAACTCCTCTCCTTGATAAGCTTTATCACCACTAAATTTTTGTTTTTTATCAAATATATTTCTGGTTTCACGGAATAAATTTACATCACTTTTTGGACCAGGTTTACCCGCTACTACATCAACAATATCTTTACCATTTGGTAAAACGATTAGTTGACTTTTTCTAGTATGACAGGCTTTTTTACCTGAATAATATTTTTTTTGTTCTTGGTACTCTCCAGGTCTGTCTATAGGCTGTTCATAGCTATCCACTATTAACTCAAATTCTGTTAATATTTCTTTAACGACTTCGTAATCACTGGAGTTTTTTTTTACCTGTTCTAGCAAACTTGGTGGCAATAATTCTCCTATTATTGGCAACCAATAGTTAAAGATATCATTTGCAGTTGTTTCACTTACTCCAAATTGAATACCTAGTAGCTGAAATGTTGTTAACTGCCGTAAATATGTTAATGTTAAGATTATTTGCTCCGACGGTGATAATTTGGGTTTGCGCCCTCCACCGCCTTGAATAATTCGGGTTTTTTTTGATTCAACCAATTGTTGTTTCTGATGATGCAGTTTTATGGCTTTTTCCAAAAGTTGCTGTAACTGCTCATACTTCAGACCCAATAAACGGTGTGATTCGTGAGGATTATTCTGGATATATTCAGATATGTTGCTCATAATAAGTTGCCAAAAATACCATTTCATATTATTTTATCACACTTTGATTCTTTTTCGGAGATGTCTATTTATCGATTCTGATCTTAGGAGAAAATATTTGAGAATTTCTTCTGCTTATGCTCACAAATACCAAAAATTATGGCTCGACTTGCTTAACCAAGCGGATGTAAAAAGGTTTTCTTCACTGACATTAACGGATTATGAAGATAATTGACCCACAACATTTGCATGAAATAGGGCGAAATCAGTATTGGCAAATATCCATAACCATTCTTTCACCCCTTTTACTACCCAAGGTGTTTCATCTGCATGCAGATTGGGCTGGGTTTGTTTTATCGATTTTTTCAGACCATCAATACTTTCAGCCACTGTACCAATTACCCACGTCAGAGTGATTTTAGCTTTGCTGTTTACGGACAATTATGGATTTATGGCATGGAATTATGGGCTGATTAAGCTCTGAGCTTACAGCAATTTTCATGTAGTTAAACTACAAAATAAGATAAGCTATAATAAGGGTAATAAACTAAAATAGAGTAGAAGTACTGTCAAATTATATGCCAAAACCTTATTCAATAGATTTGCGTAATCGCGTGATTGTAGCATGGGTTGCTCAAGAGGGATCTCAACGCCAGTTGGCAGAAAGATTCAAGGTCAGCTTATCATTTGTGAGAAATTTAGTACGTCGTTATCGTGAAACTGGGCAAGTTGAGCCAAAGCAATGTGGAGAATATGAAAAGCCTATAATTGCAGGCCAATATTTAAACATGATCAAGTCTTGGCTGGATGAGAAAAATGATTTACTACTTTCAGAATTATGCGATCGCCTGAGAGAAACGACGGGCACTAGTGTTAGTATCACAACCATGCATCGAGCCTTAGAAAAGTTGGGTCTACGTCATAAAAAAAAGTCTAAATGCCAGTGAACAGGAGACTCCACGTGTTCAAGAATTAAGACATGATTATCGTCGTTGGGTAGATACAGTTGATATTAGAAATTTAGTGTTTTTAGATGAATCGGGGATAAATTTAGGGATGTCAAGGTTGTTTGCTAGAAGCCAAGATGGACAAAGAGCAATTGGTAGCGTACCAGGAAACAAGGGCAAAAATATTTCTCTGATTGGGGCTTTAAATATGGATGGAATTCTGGCAGCAATGACTGTAGAGGGAAGCACAAATACAGAAGTATTTCTCACTTATGTAAATCAGGTTTTAGTACCTCAATTATGGAAAGGGGCTATTGTTGTTATGGATAATTTAAAGGTTCATTATGCCGAGCGCGTGAGATTGTCAATTGAATCAGTCGGTGCAAAAGTTAAGTTTTTACCCCCCTATTCT is a window encoding:
- a CDS encoding transposase family protein; amino-acid sequence: MSNISEYIQNNPHESHRLLGLKYEQLQQLLEKAIKLHHQKQQLVESKKTRIIQGGGGRKPKLSPSEQIILTLTYLRQLTTFQLLGIQFGVSETTANDIFNYWLPIIGELLPPSLLEQVKKNSSDYEVVKEILTEFELIVDSYEQPIDRPGEYQEQKKYYSGKKACHTRKSQLIVLPNGKDIVDVVAGKPGPKSDVNLFRETRNIFDKKQKFSGDKAYQGEELMKTPTKKPKNQELTSEQKEKNKELASERIFVEHLIRVVKIFRVAQERFRLNSSKYEQVIMTICGLVRFRMGTYLF
- a CDS encoding IS630 family transposase; amino-acid sequence: MKKSLNASEQETPRVQELRHDYRRWVDTVDIRNLVFLDESGINLGMSRLFARSQDGQRAIGSVPGNKGKNISLIGALNMDGILAAMTVEGSTNTEVFLTYVNQVLVPQLWKGAIVVMDNLKVHYAERVRLSIESVGAKVKFLPPYSPDLSPIELCWSKLKQFLRSREARTLEALNESMTSAVNYITAEDALNWFNHCGLFT
- the hisH gene encoding imidazole glycerol phosphate synthase subunit HisH, with amino-acid sequence MNIHIINVGLGNVASIQNMLKRVGYPSNLRVTPDTNQIPDLIILPGVGAYDTGMTLLGEYNWTNYLKEVADQGITKILGICLGMQLLCDGSDEGSHPGLGLISGRFQRFKSDNSSLKVPHMGWNAVEFTEFGSSLFSISHQMPRFYFVHSYYK
- a CDS encoding helix-turn-helix domain-containing protein, whose protein sequence is MLNLDRILNQERLLRAMTGLNRQAFNELLSQFADTYERTVFNSLANRKRAPGGGRKPTLRSIEEKLFYILLYCKCYPTFDLLSVLFNFDRSCAHDWVHRLLSVLETTLGEKQVLPARKLRSRNSPKGFQM
- a CDS encoding helix-turn-helix domain-containing protein, giving the protein MPKPYSIDLRNRVIVAWVAQEGSQRQLAERFKVSLSFVRNLVRRYRETGQVEPKQCGEYEKPIIAGQYLNMIKSWLDEKNDLLLSELCDRLRETTGTSVSITTMHRALEKLGLRHKKKSKCQ
- a CDS encoding transposase family protein, producing MKEVIVDGTERPVQRPQNRERQKEYYSGKKKRHTCKQITVSTREKRVIILTKTRAGKVHDKRLLHESEIVQYIPDEVAIEGDLGFHGLEKEFVNVHLPHKKPKGKELTQQQKEENRELSRQRVVCEHAHSGIKRYNCVHSVYRNRVTDFDDQLMLVSAGLWNFYLDAA